The Longimicrobium sp. DNA window CACCCTCTCCCGCAAGCGGGAGAGGGTGTACACTTCGGGGTCGAGGTGTGGTGGAAGGCAGGCCCGGCGCTCGGGCTGGCGCCCCCCATCCCCAACCCTTCCCCCGCAAACTGCGCGGGGGAAGGAAGCCAGCCGAGTGCGGGAACCCAGCCGAGCCGCACTCGAATTCTCCCTTTCCCCTGCGAAGCGGGGGAGAGGGCCGGGGAGAGGGGGCTCCCGCCGCATGCGAGGCACCCGACCCCACCGGCACGAAGTTCCCCCCTCTCCCGCGCAGTTTGCGGGGGAGGGGCCGGGGGGGGGGCCACCCGCGGCATGCACCGGCAGCCAGCCCCATCCGGCACGAAGTTCCCCCTCTCCCGCGCAGTATGCGGGGAAGGGGCCTGGGGAGGGGGAACCACCACACCACCGAGAGCCGAATGAAGCTGGACTTCGAGATCGTCGAGCTGAACACAAAGCACGCATTCAACATCGCGCGCGAAAAGGCGCCGCCCTCGCGCCGGCTCGTCTGGGTGCGCATCCGCGACGAGGACGGCGTCGAAGGCTGGGGCGAAGCGTCGCCCCAGCCGTTCTACGGCGAGACCGCGGATACGGTGCTCGCCGTCCTGCCGCGCCTGGCCGGCGCGCTGCAATCCGCGTCCGGCGGCGATCCGTTCGCGCTGGAAACGATCGACGAGGCGCTTCACCACGCGCTGGCCCACCACGGCTCGGCGCGCGTGGCCATCTCGTGCGCGCTACACGATCTCATCGGCAAGAAGCTGGGCGTGCCCGTGTGGAAGCTGTGGGGGCTGAACCCCGCGTCCGCGCCCAGGTCGTCGTTCACCATCGGCATCGACGAGCTCGACGTGATGCGCACCAAGGTGCGCGAGGCGGCTGGCTATCCCATCCTCAAGATCAAGGTGGGCACGCCGCGCGACCGCGAGATCCTGGCGATGATCCGCGAAGAGGCGCCGGATGCGGTGATCCGCGTGGACGCCAACACGGGCTGGACGGCCAAGCAGACCATCGCCGCCATGCCCATGCTGCAGGAGTTCGGCGTGGAGTTCGTGGAGCAGCCGCTCCCCGCGCACGACCTGGCCGGCCTGAAGCTGGTGCGCGAGAACTCGCCGCTGCCCATCATCGCCGACGAGTCGGTGGAAACCGCGGCGGACGTGGCGAAGCTGGCCGGCGTAGTGGACGGCGTGAACATCAAGCTGTCCAAGTGCGGCAGCCTGCGCGAGGCCATCCGCATCGTCCACGCGGCGCGCGCGCATGGGATGAGCGTGATGCTGGG harbors:
- a CDS encoding dipeptide epimerase: MKLDFEIVELNTKHAFNIAREKAPPSRRLVWVRIRDEDGVEGWGEASPQPFYGETADTVLAVLPRLAGALQSASGGDPFALETIDEALHHALAHHGSARVAISCALHDLIGKKLGVPVWKLWGLNPASAPRSSFTIGIDELDVMRTKVREAAGYPILKIKVGTPRDREILAMIREEAPDAVIRVDANTGWTAKQTIAAMPMLQEFGVEFVEQPLPAHDLAGLKLVRENSPLPIIADESVETAADVAKLAGVVDGVNIKLSKCGSLREAIRIVHAARAHGMSVMLGCMIESTLGIAAAIQLTPLVDYVDLDGAALLAADPFRGPGLEADGTLRFNREPGLGVTRAE